A region of Pelagicoccus sp. SDUM812003 DNA encodes the following proteins:
- a CDS encoding non-reducing end alpha-L-arabinofuranosidase family hydrolase, producing the protein MNTKRSVPFFTRIALASAALSLASLAQAGDSCHTSCEAVTFRAPQSWTSTEPMVFPIPDATHPIVSVKDPTIVRHDDRWHLIATTADTSGAWGMAYFSFETWAEAANAKPYYFDQNPHFGGYNCAPMAFYFEPQKKWYLIFQSPQPRYSTTDDITNPDSWTAPQDFFEGTPKSVVEGWLDYWIICDDTHAYMFFPDDHGRFYRSRTTIENFPNGFDDPVVILQEDNPGDLFEGSSVYRLKGMDTYLCLVECVAPGNLRYFRAFTANSLDGDWTPMPDTDNWDKSFAGPTNVVTASGDPLWTSHISHGEMLREGYDQNLVLDPQNMIFLYQGMDRHSQEKEYSQLPYRLALIRANKPLQTNQESCCPRD; encoded by the coding sequence ATGAATACAAAACGATCCGTTCCCTTCTTCACTCGAATCGCCCTCGCAAGCGCGGCCCTATCCCTCGCCTCGCTGGCCCAAGCAGGCGACTCTTGCCACACTTCCTGCGAAGCCGTAACCTTCCGAGCTCCCCAGAGCTGGACCTCCACCGAGCCGATGGTCTTCCCCATCCCCGATGCCACACACCCGATCGTGTCCGTCAAGGATCCGACGATCGTGCGCCACGACGACCGCTGGCACCTGATCGCCACCACCGCCGATACCAGCGGAGCCTGGGGCATGGCCTACTTCAGCTTCGAGACCTGGGCCGAGGCGGCCAACGCCAAGCCCTACTACTTCGATCAGAATCCTCACTTCGGCGGCTACAACTGCGCCCCCATGGCCTTCTATTTCGAGCCGCAAAAGAAGTGGTACCTGATCTTCCAATCGCCGCAGCCGCGCTACTCCACCACCGACGACATCACCAATCCCGATAGCTGGACCGCCCCGCAGGACTTCTTCGAGGGCACGCCTAAGAGCGTCGTCGAAGGCTGGCTCGATTACTGGATCATCTGCGACGACACCCACGCGTATATGTTTTTCCCCGACGACCACGGCCGCTTCTACCGCAGCCGCACCACAATCGAAAACTTCCCCAACGGCTTCGATGATCCCGTCGTCATCCTGCAGGAAGACAATCCCGGCGACCTCTTCGAAGGCAGCAGCGTCTACCGTCTCAAAGGAATGGATACCTACCTCTGCCTCGTCGAATGCGTCGCCCCAGGAAACCTCCGCTATTTCCGGGCCTTCACCGCCAACTCGCTTGACGGAGACTGGACGCCCATGCCAGACACCGACAACTGGGATAAGTCCTTCGCCGGCCCGACCAACGTCGTCACGGCCAGCGGAGATCCACTCTGGACCTCCCACATCAGCCACGGCGAAATGCTGCGCGAAGGCTACGACCAAAATCTGGTCCTCGATCCGCAGAACATGATCTTCCTCTACCAAGGCATGGACCGTCACTCGCAGGAAAAGGAGTATTCACAACTTCCCTACCGGCTCGCCCTCATCCGCGCCAACAAGCCGCTGCAAACCAATCAGGAAAGCTGCTGCCCGCGCGACTAG